In the Holophagales bacterium genome, one interval contains:
- a CDS encoding response regulator transcription factor, giving the protein MIRRGRPALLLLESDPWRRESLVTFLAAEGFDVTTEDAAAEPEPEFVLVGLGDEPGSPTARIERIRARHPEAKVVAFVREVNARTTFPCLMAGVKGILPQSAGAAELRHAIRCIREGSLWTPRAVLSEWVERVARLGLSAGNAFTRSEQRVLEAVREELSNKDIARRLGVTEATVKFHVGKLLKKTGAADRRELARFASETLPALAGDLDT; this is encoded by the coding sequence GTGATCCGGCGTGGCCGGCCAGCGCTGCTCCTCCTCGAGAGCGATCCCTGGCGGCGCGAGAGCCTCGTCACCTTCCTCGCGGCCGAGGGCTTCGACGTGACGACGGAGGACGCGGCCGCCGAGCCCGAGCCCGAGTTCGTCCTGGTCGGCCTGGGCGACGAGCCCGGTTCCCCGACCGCCCGCATCGAGAGGATTCGCGCCCGGCACCCGGAGGCCAAGGTCGTCGCCTTCGTCCGCGAGGTGAACGCGCGGACGACGTTTCCCTGCCTGATGGCCGGCGTGAAGGGAATCCTGCCGCAGTCGGCCGGGGCCGCCGAGCTGCGGCACGCGATCCGCTGCATCCGCGAGGGGTCGCTCTGGACGCCGCGCGCCGTCCTCTCCGAGTGGGTCGAACGCGTCGCCCGGCTCGGGCTCTCCGCCGGCAACGCCTTCACCCGATCCGAGCAGCGGGTCCTCGAAGCCGTGCGCGAGGAGCTCTCGAACAAGGACATCGCCCGGCGGCTCGGCGTGACCGAGGCGACGGTGAAGTTCCACGTGGGGAAGCTCCTGAAGAAGACGGGCGCCGCGGACCGCCGCGAGCTGGCCCGCTTCGCGAGCGAGACGCTACCGGCCCTCGCCGGCGACCTCGATACCTAG
- a CDS encoding UbiA family prenyltransferase, whose protein sequence is MPSPRDFLSLVVFAHTVFALPFALLSAVLAANGVPHGRTLLWILVAMVGARSAAMSFNRIVDRHIDARNPRTARREIPAGVVSPAAAALFCAGSAALFVLAAAQLNRLCLVLSPVALAIVLGYSYAKRVTSFAHLLLGLALAIAPVGAWVAVTGAFALPPVLLGFAVLFWVAGFDVIYSLQDEEFDRAEGLRSIPARFGAARALQIARLFHGTTLVLLYAVFLAVSGGWLFGAAVVVAGLFLVRQHRLVSPGDLSRVNAAFFTANGWLSVAVFVLGAADVLLR, encoded by the coding sequence ATGCCGTCCCCGCGGGATTTCCTCTCCCTCGTCGTCTTCGCGCACACCGTCTTCGCGCTCCCGTTCGCGCTCCTGTCGGCGGTCCTCGCGGCGAACGGCGTGCCCCACGGGCGCACGCTCCTCTGGATCCTCGTCGCCATGGTGGGCGCCCGCTCGGCGGCGATGTCGTTCAACCGGATCGTCGATCGCCACATCGACGCGAGGAACCCGCGCACCGCGCGCCGCGAGATTCCCGCCGGGGTCGTCTCGCCCGCCGCCGCCGCCCTCTTCTGCGCCGGCTCGGCCGCGCTCTTCGTCCTCGCCGCCGCGCAGCTGAACCGCCTCTGCCTGGTCCTGTCGCCCGTCGCCCTCGCGATCGTCCTCGGCTACTCGTACGCCAAGCGGGTCACTTCGTTCGCGCACCTCTTGCTCGGTCTCGCGCTCGCCATCGCCCCGGTCGGGGCGTGGGTGGCCGTCACCGGCGCCTTCGCCCTCCCTCCCGTCCTCCTCGGCTTCGCGGTCCTCTTCTGGGTCGCCGGCTTCGACGTCATCTACAGCCTCCAGGACGAGGAGTTCGACCGGGCCGAGGGCCTCCGCTCCATCCCGGCGCGCTTCGGCGCCGCGCGGGCGCTCCAGATCGCCCGCCTCTTCCACGGGACGACGCTCGTCCTCCTCTACGCCGTCTTTCTCGCGGTCTCGGGCGGCTGGCTCTTCGGGGCGGCGGTCGTCGTGGCCGGCCTGTTCCTCGTCCGGCAGCACCGGCTCGTCTCCCCGGGCGACCTCTCCCGCGTAAACGCCGCCTTCTTCACCGCGAACGGATGGCTCTCGGTCGCCGTGTTCGTTCTCGGCGCGGCGGACGTCCTCCTGCGGTAA